The DNA window TAGAGAAGTAATATCACTTTGTTGGGAGTTACTGTGgaagttgtgtttgtgcatttattgAGTGGAGCATCTCCTTTCACGTTTCAGAAAGCACTCACAAACCCAAGTACCATGTTGGTCTGATGTTTAGAAATTATGGAATtaattttgtttaataaaagaatgaaaaattAGGAAATTTAAGAGAAATTTTGAATTCAGCTGCAGCTGTAACTGGATGTGTAATTCACTCTCAGCTCAGAAGATGGCACATTTACTGCCACAATTAAAATGCCtgctagggctgaaacaataaCTCTATTAAACAATTACTAacttaatcaactattttgataattgtaatcagtttgagtgttgttgtttttttttttttgttaaagaagTTTTCACATCTttctgcttaaatgtgaatattttctggtttctttgctccatataacaaagaaatcaaaaatggaatagttttggtttgtggacaaaacaagacatttgagaacatcatcatttttaggATTGGGAGACACTGAGCCCTAATGCCTGCTTATATACATTCCGTAGGTCACATCAGAGGCAGACGTGCAGAACGCAGTGTCTCTGGCCAGAGAGAAGTTTGGGAAGCTGGACCTTGCAGTCAACTGTGCCGGCATCGCTGTGGCTGTCAAAACCTACAACTTTAAAAAGGGCACTGCTCACAGCCTGGAGGACTTCCAACGTGTAATCAATGTACGGTAGacgaaaaggaaaaacacagttgCAGTGCGTCAGACAGACAGTTGTGTGAAGACGGTTGTTTTCTTTCCCTGCAGGTGAATATCGCAGGAACATTTAATGTGATTCGCCTTGCGGTGGGTGAGATGGGGAAGAACGAGCCTGACGCAGACGGACACAGAGGCTGCATCATTAACACTGCAAGTGTGGCAGCCTTTGATGGACAGgtgaatttaaaacacatgcaaaacTTAGAAATATATATACGTTTATCTGTTCATCAACGTTGTTCTTTAAAAACCTCCCTGTATTTTGCTCTAGGTTGGTCAAGCAGCATACTCGGCCTCTAAAGGTGGCATAGTTGGAATGACTCTCCCCATTGCACGAGACCTGGCACCCATGGGCATCAGAGTCATCACCATTGCACCTGGtgagtttacatacactaaacTGCATAAGACATTTGCCACAGTGGCATTCACATCGTTCAAAAAAGAACTAATATCAGACAATTACAGCAAATGTCGGACTAAAAGTATTAACAAGAAATGTTTGCTGTTAACGGCTAAAGTGTTGTACGTTCGGTTGAGTGCTACACTATTTgctaatatttttttccattaaatgattgattaatggttttgtttgtaaaaacaatgaaaatagtCAGGAATGCAGTCACAATTTCGTCTATGATCATGAAGATGGTTTCCAATTTACTGTCCTTGAGTGTTGCACTCActcataatgataataacaataagaaacCTTATATTTATAGCACCTTTATGAACAAATGCTACAAACTGCCTAATAGACCGAACCATGTCTTACTTGACCTCGTTCTATATCGTTGTCCTTGTTCCCTCCTCCAGGTCTGTTTTCCACTCctctcctggctggtcttcctgagAAGGTGCAATCCTTTCTTGCCCGCCAGGTGCCCTTTCCCTCGCGCCTGGGAGACCCTGCTGAGT is part of the Solea senegalensis isolate Sse05_10M unplaced genomic scaffold, IFAPA_SoseM_1 scf7180000014925, whole genome shotgun sequence genome and encodes:
- the hsd17b10 gene encoding 3-hydroxyacyl-CoA dehydrogenase type-2, yielding MANIRCVKGMVGLVTGGASGLGRATVERLVKSGASAVILDLPSSDGQALATSLGEQCAFAPADVTSEADVQNAVSLAREKFGKLDLAVNCAGIAVAVKTYNFKKGTAHSLEDFQRVINVNIAGTFNVIRLAVGEMGKNEPDADGHRGCIINTASVAAFDGQVGQAAYSASKGGIVGMTLPIARDLAPMGIRVITIAPGLFSTPLLAGLPEKVQSFLARQVPFPSRLGDPAEFAHLVTSLAENPMINGEVIRLDGAIRMQP